The Gemmatimonadales bacterium region CTGTCCCAACGGGGTGAGGCGTTCGCGCTCGCGACGGTGGTCCGCCGCGAGCCACCCAGCTCGGCGCGGGTTGGTGATACCGCGCTGATCACGCCGGGCGGCGCGTTCCACGGCTGGTTGGGCGGCAGCTGTACCCAACCCGCCGTCGTGCGGGAAGCGCTCCGCGCGCTCGAAGATGGGTCACCCCGGCTCATCGCCCTTTCACCGAACCCCGAGGCGGACCGCCGCGCCGGGGTCACCGCCTTGCCGATGACGTGCCACAGCGGAGGCAGCGTGGACATCTACATCGAGCCGGTGCTGCCCGCTCCCCGTCTGATCGTATTCGGCGTCTCGCCGGTGGCCCAGGCGCTCGCCCGCCTCGCCAAGGCGATGGGCTTCCTCGTGGACGCCGTGGATCCTGAGGCCGACCGCGCGGCTTTCCCGGATGCGGACCGCGTGATGACCCAACTCGAGGCGGCCGGGCCGCCGGCCGGGGACGGCTCGTCACGTCCGGAGCTGCTCGTGGTGGTCGCGACGATGGGCCGGCGGGATGAAGAAGCCACCACCGCGGCGCTGGCTCTCGAGCCGGCGTATCTCGGCGTCGTGGCGAGCCGGCGTCGGTTCGCCGAGATCGGCGAGGCGCTCGCGGCCCGTGGCGCCCGCCCGGAAGCCCTCGCGGGCATCGCGAGCCCGGCCGGTCTCGACCTCGGCGCCCACGCGCCCGCCGAGATCGCCGTGAGCATCCTGGCCCAGATCGTCCAGCGCCGCCGTTCCGGCGCGGCCTCCTCCGCGCCAGGCCGAGCCGCGGCTCCGGGGCTCGCATCCGAGCATTCCGCGGCCATGCCCTTCGCCGAGGAAGCGGTGGACCCGGTCTGCGGCATGACGGTCACGGTCGCCACCGCGAAGTGGCGCCACGAGCACGCCGGCCGGACGTTCTACTTCTGCGGCAACGGGTGTCGCGAGCGGTTCGCGAAGGACCCGGATCGCTACCTCGCGGCGGCCAGACCGGGGGCCGCCGGGTGAGGGCGGAGATCCGCGCCATGCAGGAGGCGATGGAGCGGCACGGCTATATCGCCGAGCCGGCCATCGCGACGGCGGCCTACCTCGCCACCGAAATGCGGAAGCCGCTCCTGGTCGAGGGCGACGCGGGCGTCGGCAAGACGGAGATCGCCAAGGTTCTCTCTCGCGTCCTGGACACGGAGCTGATCCGGCTCCAGTGCTACGAGGGGCTCGACGTCAACACCGCGCTCTACGAATGGAACTACCAGCGGCAGCTGCTCCGCTTGAAGATGGCGGAACGGGACGGCGGGGACCCCGCCGCGCTCGAGAACGTGATCTTCGGGCGTGATTACCTCCTCGAGCGCCCGCTGCTCCGCGCCATCACGCGGCGCGAGGGGCCGCCGGTCCTGCTGGTGGACGAGGTGGACCGCGCCGACGACGGCTTCGAGGCGTTCCTGCTCGAAGTGCTCTCCGATTTCCAGGTCACGATCCCCGAGCTGGGCACGATCGTGGCGGAGCACATCCCGTACGTGGTGCTGACGTCGAACCGGACCCGTGAGATCGGCGACGCGCTGCGCCGCCGGTGCCTCTACCTGTACGTCGAGCACCCGAGCCTGGAGAAAGAAGTGCGGATCATCCGCACCCAGGTGCCCGACATCGGCGAGCGGCT contains the following coding sequences:
- a CDS encoding XdhC family protein, translating into MRADLLRFAAELSQRGEAFALATVVRREPPSSARVGDTALITPGGAFHGWLGGSCTQPAVVREALRALEDGSPRLIALSPNPEADRRAGVTALPMTCHSGGSVDIYIEPVLPAPRLIVFGVSPVAQALARLAKAMGFLVDAVDPEADRAAFPDADRVMTQLEAAGPPAGDGSSRPELLVVVATMGRRDEEATTAALALEPAYLGVVASRRRFAEIGEALAARGARPEALAGIASPAGLDLGAHAPAEIAVSILAQIVQRRRSGAASSAPGRAAAPGLASEHSAAMPFAEEAVDPVCGMTVTVATAKWRHEHAGRTFYFCGNGCRERFAKDPDRYLAAARPGAAG
- a CDS encoding MoxR family ATPase gives rise to the protein MRAEIRAMQEAMERHGYIAEPAIATAAYLATEMRKPLLVEGDAGVGKTEIAKVLSRVLDTELIRLQCYEGLDVNTALYEWNYQRQLLRLKMAERDGGDPAALENVIFGRDYLLERPLLRAITRREGPPVLLVDEVDRADDGFEAFLLEVLSDFQVTIPELGTIVAEHIPYVVLTSNRTREIGDALRRRCLYLYVEHPSLEKEVRIIRTQVPDIGERLAAEIGRFMQALRGRRLSKPPGAAETVDWARALMSLHRDRLDREAVEETLGCILKDPHDVAELGDADRTSLVERALAGASLA